From one Patescibacteria group bacterium genomic stretch:
- a CDS encoding ATP-dependent Clp protease ATP-binding subunit — MQSNMQKFFNKFTINYKDAIARAYNLALEKHHSIIEPEHIFYSLITQKGTFANQILKKTKTALPEIKKELSINNNNLNSKKKIIPRLSISSINLIKKSAIIANSFKHKFIGTEHLLNALIKANNPKIKNFLKAKKIDLTRLEEQLASTLKTISKFSQIPKITKQPYPLEEINFFDEKMIPEENNFLIELTKESIAETFDPVIARDEEIEKIIQILCRRKKSNPLLLGETGVGKTAIIEGLAKKIIEMDVPPILFGKKIIKLDLGSAIAGTMFRGEFESKLKYAIEEIQNDPNAILFIDEIHNIVGAGASSGSLDAANILKPALSKGKLSLIGATTFADFKKQIEKEQALIRRFEVVQIEEPSVEKSKKILNSIKKHYEKFHKIKITDQAIDSAIHISERYITNKFLPDKAIDLIDKAASSVKLKKQKHNFDFLQNKFTEKANELQIEKRKYIANENYESALNLKKQEKILLQEFKVFKKFREQIEMDSLGKITGQDIIKTASKTTNIPIEQINLIDKKNILNLEKKLNEKIIGQKKPINIVSKYLKRSLLNMSHPDRPLGSFIFLGSTGVGKTELAKQIAKLVFGKKNSFIKFDMSEFNDKFNASKMIGAPAGYVGYEEGGKLTEFVKHNPYCLILFDEIEKAHPDIFNLLLQILEDGILTSADGRSVNFKNTLIILTSNIGVKEFYSKNSIGFGSGENNDFDFNALKNKINKKVKNILRPELLSRLDQILIFNPLNKKDIKEIVKLQLKNLDERLLEKNIKLGYNKKIIEQLASMAYIPEQGARAVRKIIQSKIEDQLIDIILENKKNSFIKMGNEKIKVSIK; from the coding sequence ATGCAAAGTAATATGCAAAAATTTTTCAACAAATTCACAATAAATTATAAAGACGCTATTGCCCGCGCTTATAATCTTGCGTTAGAAAAACACCACTCAATTATTGAACCTGAGCATATTTTTTATTCCTTGATTACGCAAAAAGGAACTTTCGCGAACCAAATTTTAAAAAAAACAAAAACGGCTTTACCTGAAATAAAAAAAGAGCTGTCAATAAACAACAATAATTTAAACAGCAAAAAAAAAATAATTCCTAGGCTGTCAATATCAAGCATAAATTTAATAAAAAAATCAGCGATTATCGCGAACAGTTTTAAACATAAATTTATAGGAACAGAACATCTTTTAAACGCTCTGATTAAAGCAAACAATCCTAAAATCAAAAACTTTTTAAAAGCGAAGAAAATAGATTTAACAAGATTAGAAGAGCAATTAGCTTCAACATTAAAAACAATTTCCAAATTTTCCCAAATACCTAAAATAACAAAACAGCCGTATCCGCTGGAAGAAATAAATTTTTTTGATGAAAAAATGATTCCTGAGGAAAATAATTTTCTTATTGAATTAACAAAAGAATCAATAGCAGAAACTTTTGATCCTGTAATTGCCAGAGACGAGGAAATTGAAAAAATTATTCAAATACTTTGCCGTAGAAAAAAAAGCAATCCGTTGCTCCTTGGAGAAACAGGGGTTGGAAAAACAGCAATTATTGAAGGGCTTGCCAAAAAAATAATTGAAATGGATGTTCCTCCAATTTTGTTTGGCAAAAAAATTATAAAACTTGATTTAGGCTCCGCAATAGCCGGAACAATGTTCAGAGGCGAATTTGAATCAAAATTAAAATACGCGATTGAAGAAATTCAAAACGATCCAAACGCCATTTTATTTATTGACGAAATTCATAATATTGTAGGCGCTGGAGCTTCAAGCGGATCATTAGACGCGGCTAATATTTTAAAGCCAGCCCTGTCAAAAGGAAAACTAAGTTTGATAGGAGCGACAACTTTTGCTGATTTTAAAAAACAGATTGAAAAAGAACAGGCTCTGATTAGGCGGTTTGAAGTCGTGCAAATAGAAGAGCCAAGCGTTGAAAAAAGCAAAAAAATTCTAAACTCTATTAAAAAGCATTATGAAAAATTTCATAAAATAAAAATTACTGATCAAGCTATTGATTCTGCTATTCATATTTCTGAACGCTACATAACTAATAAATTTTTGCCTGACAAAGCAATTGATCTTATTGATAAGGCGGCTTCAAGCGTTAAATTAAAAAAGCAGAAACACAATTTTGATTTTCTTCAAAACAAATTTACCGAAAAAGCTAATGAACTTCAAATTGAAAAACGAAAATATATAGCTAACGAAAATTACGAATCAGCGCTAAATTTAAAAAAACAAGAAAAAATTTTATTACAAGAATTTAAAGTGTTTAAAAAATTCAGGGAACAGATTGAAATGGACAGTTTGGGAAAAATTACAGGGCAAGACATAATCAAGACAGCTTCCAAGACAACAAATATTCCGATAGAACAAATAAATCTGATAGATAAAAAAAATATTCTAAATTTAGAAAAAAAACTGAATGAAAAAATAATCGGGCAAAAAAAACCAATCAATATTGTCAGCAAATATTTAAAACGCTCTTTGCTTAATATGTCCCACCCTGACAGGCCTCTTGGATCATTTATTTTTTTAGGTTCGACAGGCGTTGGAAAAACAGAGCTGGCAAAACAGATCGCGAAACTTGTTTTTGGCAAAAAAAATTCTTTTATCAAATTTGATATGAGTGAATTTAACGATAAATTCAACGCCTCAAAAATGATTGGCGCGCCAGCTGGATATGTCGGCTATGAAGAAGGTGGAAAGCTCACGGAATTTGTGAAACACAATCCTTATTGTTTAATATTATTTGATGAAATAGAAAAAGCTCATCCAGATATTTTTAATTTGCTGCTGCAAATTTTAGAAGACGGGATTTTAACTTCCGCTGATGGAAGAAGTGTTAACTTTAAAAATACACTTATTATTTTAACTTCTAATATAGGAGTTAAAGAATTTTATTCAAAAAATAGCATCGGGTTTGGCTCTGGCGAAAATAACGATTTTGACTTTAATGCTTTGAAAAACAAAATAAATAAAAAAGTAAAAAATATTCTGCGACCAGAACTTTTAAGCAGATTAGACCAAATATTAATTTTCAATCCTTTAAATAAAAAAGATATTAAAGAAATAGTAAAACTGCAATTAAAAAATTTGGACGAAAGATTATTGGAAAAAAATATAAAATTAGGTTATAATAAAAAAATAATAGAACAACTCGCTTCTATGGCTTATATTCCAGAACAAGGCGCGCGCGCCGTTAGAAAAATCATTCAATCTAAAATAGAAGATCAGCTTATTGATATCATATTAGAAAATAAAAAAAACAGTTTTATAAAAATGGGAAATGAAAAAATAAAAGTGAGTATAAAATAA
- a CDS encoding M48 family metallopeptidase: protein MYSQIDSNKRKTIILIAVFVIFIMLLGWIFGQMYNFGYYGLAIAIAISISMSLFSYYKGDKIALWTAGAKPIKKQENPYVYNMVENLAITAGIPTPKIHIIQDQAMNAFACGRDPKHASVAMTTGIIEKLENEELEGVIAHELSHIKNYDIRIMTIVIILVGVIALMADWMIRGQLFGFGGRDRNKNGIFIAIGIVLAILSPLIAKLIQLAISRKREFLADADGALLTRYPEGLAKALEKISKENIPLKRANNATSHLYISNPFKGSKNKMSKMFSTHPPIQERINALKSM from the coding sequence ATGTATTCACAAATTGATTCTAATAAAAGAAAAACAATCATTCTTATCGCAGTTTTTGTAATTTTTATTATGCTTTTAGGATGGATATTCGGGCAAATGTATAATTTTGGATATTATGGGCTTGCAATAGCAATAGCAATTTCAATATCAATGTCTTTATTCAGTTATTATAAAGGCGACAAAATCGCGCTGTGGACGGCAGGGGCAAAGCCGATTAAAAAACAAGAAAATCCTTATGTATATAATATGGTAGAGAATTTGGCTATTACTGCGGGGATTCCAACTCCAAAAATTCATATTATTCAAGATCAAGCAATGAACGCTTTTGCTTGCGGTCGTGATCCAAAGCACGCTTCTGTCGCAATGACAACCGGAATTATTGAAAAACTGGAAAATGAAGAATTAGAAGGAGTAATCGCGCATGAACTTTCGCATATTAAAAATTATGATATCCGCATAATGACAATTGTTATAATTTTAGTCGGCGTTATAGCCTTGATGGCTGATTGGATGATAAGAGGACAACTATTTGGTTTTGGAGGAAGAGACAGAAATAAAAATGGAATCTTTATTGCTATAGGAATAGTTTTAGCAATACTTTCCCCATTAATCGCAAAACTGATTCAGCTTGCTATTTCAAGAAAAAGGGAATTTTTAGCTGACGCTGACGGAGCGCTTTTAACAAGATATCCTGAAGGGCTGGCAAAAGCTTTAGAAAAAATATCTAAAGAAAATATACCTTTAAAACGCGCCAACAACGCGACTTCTCATCTTTATATTTCAAATCCATTTAAGGGATCTAAAAACAAAATGTCTAAAATGTTTTCTACTCATCCTCCAATTCAAGAAAGAATTAATGCGTTAAAAAGTATGTGA
- a CDS encoding LemA family protein has product MNTIFWIVLSVIAIVIIWLVVVYNGLIKNKNRTEEAWSDIDVQLKRRYNLIPNLIETVKGYATHERELFEKVTKARTAAMGAGTTKEKGQAENMLSGTLKSLFAVSENYPDLKANQNFAKLQDELSDTENKIQAARRFYNGNVRDFNIKLQVFPTNMIAKQLGFNQKDFFEIENKEERKTPKVKF; this is encoded by the coding sequence ATGAACACAATTTTTTGGATCGTTCTAAGCGTGATTGCCATTGTTATTATATGGCTGGTCGTTGTTTATAACGGTTTAATCAAAAACAAAAACAGAACAGAAGAGGCATGGTCTGATATTGACGTGCAATTAAAAAGACGGTACAATTTAATTCCAAATCTGATAGAAACCGTCAAAGGCTACGCAACTCACGAACGAGAATTGTTTGAAAAAGTAACAAAAGCGCGAACAGCCGCAATGGGAGCCGGCACAACAAAAGAAAAAGGCCAAGCGGAAAATATGCTTTCAGGAACTTTAAAATCTCTGTTTGCTGTTTCAGAAAATTACCCTGATTTAAAAGCCAATCAAAATTTCGCGAAATTGCAGGATGAGCTGTCAGACACTGAAAATAAAATACAAGCTGCCCGCAGATTTTATAATGGAAATGTTAGAGACTTTAATATTAAACTTCAAGTATTCCCCACTAATATGATTGCTAAACAGCTTGGATTTAATCAAAAAGACTTTTTTGAAATTGAAAATAAAGAAGAAAGAAAAACTCCAAAAGTAAAATTTTAA
- a CDS encoding CBS domain-containing protein has protein sequence MRIKNIMAKKVIFVLPDTNISETAKLMEKHRIHGIPVVDKKQVVGIITETDFFVRDSYNFHLPSYINFVKDSEANNYIKDDSKKKIKIEKFLNIKAKDIMAKKCVTVDADMEIKKLLQIIKKTKLQIFPVVNKNKILVGIVALPDIIKLLKI, from the coding sequence ATGCGAATTAAAAATATAATGGCAAAAAAAGTGATTTTTGTGTTGCCTGACACAAACATAAGCGAGACAGCCAAATTAATGGAAAAACATAGAATTCATGGAATACCTGTTGTTGATAAAAAACAGGTGGTAGGAATTATTACGGAAACTGATTTTTTTGTAAGAGATTCATATAACTTTCATTTGCCTTCTTACATTAATTTCGTAAAGGATAGCGAGGCAAATAATTATATTAAGGATGATAGTAAAAAAAAAATCAAGATAGAAAAATTTTTAAACATTAAAGCCAAAGATATAATGGCTAAAAAGTGTGTTACAGTTGACGCTGATATGGAAATTAAGAAATTGCTTCAAATAATTAAAAAAACAAAATTACAGATTTTTCCAGTAGTCAACAAAAATAAAATTTTGGTTGGCATTGTTGCTTTGCCAGATATTATTAAATTACTTAAAATATAA